The Suncus etruscus isolate mSunEtr1 chromosome 14, mSunEtr1.pri.cur, whole genome shotgun sequence genome contains a region encoding:
- the LOC126027056 gene encoding protein mago nashi homolog, giving the protein MSMASDFYLRYYVGHKGKFGHEFLEFEFWPDGKLRYANNSNYKNDVMIRKEAYVHKSVMEELKRIIDDSEITKEDDALWPPPDRVGRQELEIVIGDEHISFTTSKIGYLIDVNQSKDPEGLRVFYYLVQDLKCLVFSLIGLHFKIKPI; this is encoded by the coding sequence ATGTCTATGGCCAGTGATTTCTACCTACGCTACTACGTGGGACACAAGGGCAAGTTTGGACACGAGTTTTTGGAGTTCGAGTTCTGGCCCGATGGAAAGCTTAGATATGCCAACAACAGCAATTATAAAAATGATGTCATGATCAGAAAAGAGGCTTATGTACACAAAAGTGTAATGGAAGAACTGAAGAGAATTATTGATGACAGTGAAATTACGAAAGAAGATGATGCTCTGTGGCCTCCCCCTGATAGGGTTGGTCGACAGGAGCTTGAAATTGTAATTGGGGATGAACATATTTCTTTTACCACATCAAAAATAGGTTATCTTATTGATGTAAACCAGTCTAAGGATCCTGAAGGCCTTcgagtattttattatttggtacAGGACCTGAAATGTTTAGTTTTTAGTCTTATTGGATTACATTTCAAGATCAAACCTATCTAA